From the Roseateles sp. XES5 genome, one window contains:
- a CDS encoding extracellular solute-binding protein translates to MGMQTAFGRYGFTAVLALSLAVAGSARAEDAANQTWRIGISTIGDLKHPDGFDRFGYVNPDAPKGGELKLSNTGTYDTFNPILAKGEVATGVSSLVYDTLLKNAEDEITASYGLLAEGVSYPDDISTTTFRLRAEAKWADGQPVTPEDVVFSFDKAKEHNPLYANYYKHVVSAEKTGERDVTFRFDEKNNRELPNILGQFPILPKHWWEGTDAKGNTRDIARTTLEPVMGSGPYKIASFQAGGSVRFERRDDYWGKDLNVNVGQYNFGAITYSYYGDKNVEFEDFRAGNVHFFQDNSASHWATAYDFPAMKDGRVVREEIENPLRAAGIMQAFVPNLRRDKFKDQKVREALNYTFDFEDLNRNLAYNAYTRVDSYFWGTELASSGLPEGREKEILEELKDKVPPSVFTTTYTNPVGGEPQKVRENLRKALGLFKEAGYVLKGNKLVNAKTGEPFGFELLLSNPSFERTVTPFINSAKKIGIDARIRTVDASQYTNRVRSFDYDMIYGIWAQSLVPGNEQIDYWGSASVNQPGSKNYAGIADPAIDELIRRVIFAPNREELVATTHALDRVLLAHQYVIPLFYSRAQRIAYWNSLARPQELPYYGLGFPDVWWSKNAAK, encoded by the coding sequence TGCCCCCAAGGGGGGCGAGCTGAAACTGTCCAATACCGGCACCTACGACACGTTCAACCCCATTCTTGCCAAGGGGGAAGTGGCGACCGGCGTCTCCTCGCTCGTCTACGATACGCTGCTGAAGAACGCCGAGGACGAGATCACCGCATCCTATGGCCTGCTCGCCGAGGGGGTTTCCTACCCGGACGACATCTCCACCACGACCTTCCGCCTGCGCGCGGAAGCCAAGTGGGCGGATGGCCAGCCCGTGACGCCGGAAGACGTGGTCTTCTCCTTCGACAAGGCCAAAGAGCACAATCCGCTCTATGCCAATTATTACAAGCATGTCGTCTCGGCGGAAAAGACCGGCGAGCGCGACGTGACCTTCCGCTTCGACGAGAAGAACAACCGCGAACTGCCCAACATCCTCGGCCAGTTCCCGATCCTGCCCAAGCACTGGTGGGAGGGCACGGACGCCAAGGGCAACACGCGGGATATCGCCCGCACCACGCTGGAGCCGGTCATGGGCTCCGGCCCGTACAAGATCGCGTCCTTCCAGGCCGGCGGCTCGGTGCGCTTCGAGCGGCGCGACGACTATTGGGGCAAGGACCTCAACGTGAATGTCGGCCAGTACAATTTCGGCGCGATCACCTACAGCTATTACGGCGACAAGAATGTGGAGTTCGAGGACTTCCGCGCCGGCAATGTGCATTTCTTCCAGGACAACAGCGCCAGCCACTGGGCGACGGCCTATGACTTCCCGGCCATGAAGGATGGCCGGGTGGTGCGCGAGGAGATCGAGAACCCGCTGCGCGCCGCCGGCATCATGCAGGCCTTCGTGCCGAACCTGCGCCGGGACAAGTTCAAGGACCAGAAGGTCCGCGAGGCGCTGAACTACACCTTCGATTTCGAGGACCTCAACCGCAACCTTGCCTATAACGCCTATACGCGCGTCGATAGCTATTTCTGGGGCACGGAGCTTGCTTCGTCCGGTCTGCCGGAGGGCCGCGAGAAGGAAATCCTGGAGGAGCTGAAGGACAAGGTTCCGCCTTCCGTCTTCACCACCACCTATACCAACCCGGTGGGCGGCGAGCCGCAGAAGGTGCGCGAGAACCTGCGCAAGGCGCTCGGCCTCTTCAAGGAAGCGGGCTATGTTCTGAAGGGCAACAAGCTCGTCAATGCCAAGACGGGCGAACCCTTCGGTTTCGAGCTGCTCCTGTCCAATCCGTCCTTCGAGCGCACGGTCACGCCCTTCATCAACAGCGCCAAGAAGATCGGCATCGACGCGCGCATCCGCACGGTCGACGCCTCGCAATACACCAATCGCGTCCGCAGCTTCGACTACGACATGATATACGGCATCTGGGCGCAGTCGCTCGTGCCCGGCAACGAGCAGATCGACTATTGGGGCTCGGCTTCCGTCAACCAGCCCGGCTCCAAGAACTATGCCGGCATCGCCGACCCCGCGATCGACGAACTGATCCGCAGGGTCATCTTCGCACCGAACCGCGAGGAACTGGTCGCGACCACCCATGCGCTCGACCGCGTGCTGCTCGCCCACCAGTATGTGATCCCGCTCTTCTATTCCCGGGCCCAGCGCATCGCCTACTGGAACAGCCTCGCCCGGCCGCAGGAATTGCCCTATTACGGCCTCGGTTTCCCGGATGTCTGGTGGTCCAAAAACGCTGCGAAATGA
- a CDS encoding microcin C ABC transporter permease YejB: MGAYILRRILLMIPTIFGIMAISFAIVQFAPGGPVEQVIADLTNQGGGDRLSGGSDMMQEVSQDSAYRGARGLDPEFIAKLEKQFGFDKPPLERFFTMMWDYIRFDFGESFFRNISVVDLIAQKMPVSISLGVWILIFSYAISIPLGIKKAVKDGSAFDVWTSGIIIIGYAVPSFLFGILLIVLFAGGSFLDWFPLRGIVSDNFDSLAWWQKPLDYMWHMTLPLITLLLSAFATTTLLTKNSFIDEIKKQYVTTARAKGLSENQVLYGHVFRNAMLIIIAGFPGAFISAFFTGSLLIEYIFSLDGLGRLGYDSIVRRDYPIVFATLFIFSLMGLVVSLISDLIYTWVDPRIDFERRDV; encoded by the coding sequence ATGGGCGCCTATATCCTGCGCCGTATTTTGCTGATGATCCCGACGATCTTCGGCATCATGGCGATCTCGTTCGCGATCGTGCAGTTCGCGCCGGGCGGCCCGGTCGAGCAGGTCATCGCCGACCTGACGAACCAGGGCGGCGGCGATCGCCTGTCCGGCGGCAGCGACATGATGCAGGAGGTCAGCCAGGACAGCGCCTATCGCGGGGCGCGCGGCCTCGATCCCGAATTCATCGCCAAGCTGGAAAAGCAGTTCGGCTTCGACAAGCCGCCGCTCGAGCGCTTCTTCACGATGATGTGGGATTACATCCGCTTCGATTTCGGCGAGAGCTTCTTCCGCAACATTTCCGTGGTCGATCTCATCGCCCAGAAGATGCCGGTTTCCATCTCGCTCGGCGTCTGGATCCTCATCTTCTCCTATGCCATCTCCATTCCGCTCGGCATCAAGAAGGCGGTGAAGGACGGCTCGGCCTTCGACGTCTGGACCTCCGGCATCATCATCATCGGCTATGCCGTGCCGAGCTTCCTCTTCGGCATCCTGCTGATCGTTCTTTTCGCCGGCGGATCCTTCCTCGACTGGTTCCCGCTGCGCGGCATCGTCTCGGACAATTTCGACAGCCTCGCCTGGTGGCAAAAGCCGCTCGACTACATGTGGCACATGACGCTGCCGCTGATCACGCTGCTGCTGTCCGCCTTCGCCACGACGACACTGCTGACGAAGAACTCCTTCATCGACGAGATCAAGAAGCAATATGTCACGACGGCCCGCGCCAAGGGCCTCAGCGAGAACCAGGTGCTCTACGGCCACGTCTTCCGCAATGCCATGCTGATCATCATCGCCGGCTTCCCCGGCGCCTTCATCTCGGCCTTCTTCACCGGCTCGCTGCTGATCGAATACATCTTCTCGCTCGATGGCCTCGGTCGCCTCGGCTACGATTCCATCGTCCGGCGCGACTATCCCATCGTCTTCGCCACGCTCTTCATCTTCTCGCTGATGGGCCTCGTGGTCTCCCTCATCTCCGACCTCATCTACACCTGGGTCGATCCGCGCATCGATTTCGAGCGGAGGGACGTGTGA
- a CDS encoding ABC transporter permease: MSAVTDTAPVSPPRKGLLSPTNKRRWENFRANRRGYWSLWIFLVIFVLSLFAEFIANDRPILASYKGELLFPVVVDYPEEKFGGFLAETDYRSDFITEEIDANGWMIWPPIRYSYSTTNSNIPHSAPTAPFWLMSKEERCAGYPNGAADVNCNLSNLNWLGTDDQARDVFARAIYGFRISVLFGLALTICSAVVGVTAGAVQGYFGGWTDLLMQRFIEIWSSMPVLYILLIIAAILPPGFWILLGIMLLFSWVGFVGVVRAEFLRARNFEYVRAARALGVGNATIMARHLLPNAMVATLTFLPFILSGSITTLTSLDFLGFGMPPGSPSLGELIAQGKENLQAPWLGLTAFIVMSVMLSLLIFVGEATRDAFDPRKTFR, from the coding sequence ATGAGCGCTGTCACCGACACGGCTCCCGTCTCCCCGCCGAGGAAGGGCCTGCTCTCGCCGACCAACAAGCGGCGCTGGGAGAATTTCCGGGCGAACCGGCGCGGCTACTGGTCGCTCTGGATTTTCCTCGTCATCTTCGTGCTCAGCCTCTTCGCCGAGTTCATTGCCAACGACCGCCCGATCCTCGCCTCCTACAAGGGCGAGCTGCTCTTCCCCGTCGTCGTCGATTATCCCGAGGAGAAGTTCGGCGGCTTCCTCGCCGAGACGGACTACCGCTCCGACTTCATCACCGAGGAGATCGATGCGAACGGCTGGATGATCTGGCCGCCGATCCGCTATTCCTACAGCACCACCAATTCCAACATTCCGCATTCCGCGCCCACCGCGCCCTTCTGGCTGATGTCGAAGGAGGAGCGCTGCGCCGGCTATCCGAACGGTGCCGCGGACGTGAACTGCAATCTCAGCAATCTCAACTGGCTCGGCACCGACGACCAGGCGCGCGACGTGTTCGCCCGCGCCATCTACGGCTTCCGCATCTCGGTGCTCTTCGGCCTCGCGCTGACGATCTGCTCGGCGGTGGTGGGCGTGACGGCCGGCGCGGTGCAGGGCTATTTCGGCGGCTGGACCGACCTCCTGATGCAGCGCTTCATCGAGATCTGGTCTTCGATGCCGGTGCTCTACATCCTGCTCATCATCGCCGCGATCCTGCCGCCCGGCTTCTGGATTCTGCTGGGCATCATGCTGCTCTTCTCCTGGGTCGGTTTCGTCGGCGTGGTGCGCGCCGAGTTCCTGCGCGCCCGCAATTTCGAATATGTCCGGGCGGCTCGCGCGCTCGGCGTCGGCAATGCGACGATCATGGCGCGGCACCTGCTGCCGAACGCGATGGTCGCGACCCTGACCTTCCTGCCCTTCATCCTGTCGGGCTCGATCACCACGCTCACCTCGCTCGACTTCCTGGGCTTCGGCATGCCGCCGGGCTCGCCCTCGCTCGGTGAACTGATCGCGCAGGGCAAGGAGAACCTCCAGGCGCCGTGGCTCGGCCTCACCGCCTTCATCGTCATGTCCGTCATGCTGTCGCTGCTGATCTTCGTCGGCGAAGCGACGCGCGACGCCTTCGATCCGAGGAAGACCTTCCGGTGA